Sequence from the Brachionichthys hirsutus isolate HB-005 chromosome 4, CSIRO-AGI_Bhir_v1, whole genome shotgun sequence genome:
CGGTTAGCATATCGCTCGGATGAGTCCAACGTCCACCGAGGGGACGAGCGTCGAGGCGGCGTCACgcggaggtcagaggtgacgCTCCGGGAGGAAGGAGGCCGCCGCTGCGTCTCAAGCGCGGAGACACAATCTGCCCTCCACTGAAACCTGTCCTACATGAATGAGACATTTGTCCTAAAGATTGTTTCCCATGAAAGTCATGAGTTGTTTTCTGTTTCGTAGATTTTTAAGTGACTGACGAGGagtattattgtatttattaatccTTAATGTCTTGTCATTtactgtgtttttattaaagGTACAGAGATGTATATACTAATAAGTATCGATTATAGATCGTGAGTTTGTGAACCGTTGCCCTTCCCACAATTTACGTGGGAATTTAAAGTTTTAATAAGTTTTTCTCAGGAACTATCTTCAGGGAAgtgattatttttcttccattataaacatttatgtgttttttttttattgcggcTGCTTCATTTTACAAAACGCCACCAGTTGTCACGTGTTTGTCCTAATCTGAAGGTACCAACACCTTGTGGGCGGGGCCACGAGGCCACTTCCGTCGTAACAGAAATCAGAGATATGAAAAAAAGAGGACACGTCACTCTTATTCCTTTTCACAAATTTACAGTGCAGCGCGTTTCCTAAATTTTCTAAAGTTATTACGTCTCTTAGATGTCTAAACGAATTCAATGTAATGAccgaaatatattttcattcgGATACCGAGTGGGTTTACATCCCAGTTTATATGAACGAATGTTTAATCATAAACACAATTCTAAGACAAGCTGGTTTGATTGTGTGAAAGTCAAACGCTTTGAGCACGACGTTGATACCCGCAGGTCAACCTCTTTATATAGACGATCTTTGATACCGGTGAGGTCTGCTGCCAGCTGGCCGGACGCGTGGAGACGTTCTTCGGTCGCACGGAGCCACCCTGCTTGCGGTGTAGCGTGTTAGCATGAAGGAGCGGCAGTAAACTGTTTATGTCTAGTCCCGGCAGGACATCCGAGAGACGGAATAACAGAAGAATGAGGCGCACGCAATGCTAATAGCTAACTAGCCGAACATTTGGTGACGGACGGAATTACACTTTAATTCATTTTACAGCTACGAGCcataaacaggaagttcttccttcaaaataaaagtaagtgTTTGCATATAATGATATCTCCGTCGTCTTCTCTGCTCCAGGAGGAGTCTCAGagtaatgtgtttgtgtgaatgtgtcagCGTATTGCCGCGTTCTACCCCAAACAGCATGGACACCAGAGCAGCTGTGAGCTGCTCCGTCCTCTGCGTCACGCTGGACCTCGTCGTCGCTACTCTTCTATACACACACGGACTGAACGTGAACTCCTTCAGAGAGGACGCTCTGGACTTCGACGTCCTCCGGTCGGTGTTGGATCTCTGGGGGACTGCGCTGCTCAGAGCCGGTCTGCTCCTGGGGGCCTCCATCGGGGTGTCGTGGAATAGAACACGTGGCCCTTCGAGGGTTGCTAAACTCTCCAGCTCCGttgtgttctcctctctgatcGTCATCACCTACGCCATGGCTAAGATGCTGATGCTGGCAGAGCGGGGGCCCTTGCCCAGCCAGCCCTGGGCCCTGAGCCTGATATGTTGGACCTGCGCGACCTCTGTGGCTGCCGTGCTGACCTGGGTGCTGCTGGGAAGGTCCAAATCCACCGCAGgttgcagcatcagcagcagcggaggaGGCCTGGGGGACGCCGAGAAGTTGATGGAGACTGCTggtgaagaggagcaggagcttgggcgtgagaggaaggaggaggaaggccagGAGAAGACGAGCTCAGGTGCAACGCTGGGACGTCTCCTGATGTACTGCAGAAAGGACGGTGCTCTGCTGTGCGTCGCGatcgtcttcctcctcatcgctgcagtgtgtgagtgtcCATGAAACGTCAGCAAAAACGTCCAAAATCCTAATCCAGCAAAAATGTCCAGTCCTAATCTAGCAAAAACGTCCAGTTCTAATCCAGTAAAAATGTCCAGTCCTAATCCAGCAAAAATGTCCAGTCCTAATCCAGTAAAAATGTCCAGTTCTAATCCAGTAAATATGTCCAGTAAAAATGTCTAGTCCTAATCCAGTAAATATGTCCAGTCCTAATCCAGTAAAAATGTCCAGTCCTAATCTAGCAAATACGTCCAGTAAAAATGTCTAGTCCTAATCCAGTAAATATGTCCAGTCCTAATCCAGCAAAAATGTCCAGTCCTCCTAATCCAGTTAAAATGTCCAGTTCTGATCCAGTAAATATGTCCAGTCCTAATCCAGCCTGTTACAATGAGAAGACTCCTGGAGCCGGTCAGCGGGGCTGCGTCTAGCGTGGCTCGCGTAAGAGCACATGAGGTGCTTCTCTCATGGACGTCTCATGATTATCTTCTTTATCGTCACATTGGACCATTTCTTAAATAGAGGTCTCACCATAGTCCAAGATTCTTCAAGCGTGTCGCTCCCTGAGGACACTTGGGGAAGTCGTCCATCCTCTGAGCATGTGgtcagcgctctctctctctctctctctccaacctGCAGGCGAGACCTTTACGCCCTACTTCTACGGCAGAGCCATCAACGCCATCGTGGTCCACCAGAGCATGGCGTACCTGATTAACCCGGTGCTCACGGTGCTGATCCTGGCTGTAGTCAGGTGAGCCTCTTCCGTCGAGTGTCGCGCTGCTCTCACGGCTTCTTTCACGGCAGCTTTACAACCTTTACCTTTTACGGTTTGTACACAACCATCGACGCTTCTGGGTCTCTGGATCTGCACCTCAGACAGTCACTGAGGCTCCTCCTGTAGAAAACGTAACACCGATCTACCGGGCACGGTTTGGGACGGAAGGACGGCTGGCAGGAGGACCAATGTGATGAAAGTGTTTCTCTGATCCTTAATTTAAACGGCTTATCGCTTGTTTTGACGCTGGATGGGGACCAGGAAGTAGCTGAACGGCGTCATGGAGCTACTAGaatatatgatgatgatgaatatatttattggatagaatgttagagtacaagtacggtcaaacagtagcatgtattacagtacaagtacagtcaaacagtagcatgtattacagtacaagtacagtcaaacatcctgtctaaggggagcatttcaaaaaagcccttacggtcttgtttccgttgaaagtccttagtacataaatcagcgacatttaacagtaccaataaaataaaactaatattaaattactccacagatgcaaaataactacattaaaaaagacacataaaaaaaaagagggtggggtggattgatccggagagagtcgtgatgactatctccgtttctgccccctgaaaggtgtattttttgggccgttttgaaggaggccaaagaggtgcatgttttaagggcaggagtcaaacagttccacccttgggtggcagtattataaaaagatgatttacccatgttagtcttataggagggtgtaatcaggttgttgtttgagctccctctagtgtttttgaaggtgtttattcaggtatgcagggattgaggggactgagggcagagctgcattgactattctatttattttgacGATGGACGCGGACCAGGATGTAGCTGAACGACGTCATGGAGCTACTAGAATATATAACATGTTGCGTGTACTTTAACACGTCTCGACCTTTGTCATGTGTTTTGGGGAACAGCAGGGGTGGCTTCGGTAACGATGAGGACAACATTACCCATGATCCCCCGCTATTTAAattctctgttttgtttttgagaggcGCCGTGCAGCAGAATGTAGAAGACTTTTAAAAGCCTCGTGACCCCCGAACTCTATCCACAGCTCATTTGCGAGGGGAGTCCGTGGAGGAGTCTTCACCCTGATATTTGCCAGGTTGAATCTTCGGCTCAGAGATCATCTCTTCAGAACGCTTATGAGGCAAGAGATCGGCTTTTTCGATGAGAACCACACAGGTGATGCAGGAACCCTTCGTATCCGTTCACCTCTGCCCTCCGGCTTGCATCGCAGCTTATTGCATGCCTTTAACACAATAGGCGACATCATTTCACGCCTGTCGGCGGACACCACGCAGGTGAGTGACCTCATCTCCCAGAATGTCAACGTCTTCCTTCGGAGCACCGTCAAGGCGATCGGCGCcttcattttcatgtttgggATATCTTGGAAGCTCACAATCACGACCATCATGGGATTCCCCTTCATTGGCTTTGTCTCTAATCTTTATGGTGAATACTACAaggtaaagtgtgtgtttgtgtgtgtgtgtgtgtgtgtgttgatcctATCATTTGATCAAATTCAACCCACTTTGCCTTTCTTCCGCAGAAACTAAGCAAAGAAGTGCAAACGACGCTTGCAGAGGCCAACCGAGTTGCAGAGGAGACTATCTCGGGCATCAGGACGGTGCGTAGCTTCGCCAACGAGGGCGGCGAGGCCGACTCCTACTACGCCAAACTCCTGCTCATGTTCCAGCTCAACAAGAAACAAGCGCTGGCCTACGCCGGCTACATGTGGTCCAGTTCCGTACGTAAACCTGCCACATCCTGAACTGGTGCACGCTGCGGTCAGCCTGCAtgggagtttgtttgtttgtttgtttgcagtgcTCGGAGCTCGCTCTGGAGGTCGCTATCCTCTACTACGGCGGCTACCTCGTCATAAACCATCAGATAAGCAGCGGCGACCTGATAGCTTTCTTCATCTACGTTCTTGAGCTGTCAGAATGTATGGAGGTGATTCACTCTTTCACTTCTTCTGTCACGCATTGTGAAGGAAGACGTCCCCAGCGCATGACCGAATCCACGTCACGCGACTTTGTGTTGGCAGAATATAGCGTCTGTGTACACGGGCCTCATGCAGGGAGTTGGAGCTGCTGAGAAGGTTTTCGAGTACCTGGACAGGGAGCCCAAACACTCAGCCGACGGTACCGAGGTTCCAGACGCGTGCACCGGCTTGGTTGAATTTAAAGACATCACGTTTGCTTACCCGACACGTCCGGAGACGGACGTTCTCAAGGTTTGTTGCTGAACCGTTCGGTCCAGGAGGCGAGGCTGGCTCGCTGCTACCTCAGACGCCGGCACGCCGGGGCGGGTGTTTGCTGAGGAAATGACTCCCCCGGGTGGTGTGTTTTGCAGGGAGTGTCTTTCACTCTGCAGCCCGGGGAGGTCACCGCCCTCGTGGGGCCTTCAGGCAGTGGAAAGAGCTCCTGTGTGAGTCTGCTGGAAAACTTCTATGTTCCTCACCGAGGCCAGGTTCTGCTGGATGGACAGCCGGTCAACGCCTTCCGACACGACTACCTGCACTCCAAGGTGCGCGTCCAGTCGTCGGGGTTCAACCGGCGTTCGGCCGAGGCGCTGTGATGTTCAGGTGTTGTTCAGGTGTTTGACGGCCTGTTGGGGAGGGAGGGGCCGACAGGCGCGCCGCCGAATAGACGAATCACAGAGCCACGTTTTTATATTCCTTTATTTGTGTGAGTTGGTTTGCGTTGGGAAGTTGTGACCGAAAGATGTTAatgaaaatagtttttattcATGATCACTGATCCAGGAAGCCAAAACCCAAAGTGCAGCAAAACGACAATTCTTTATACCAGAAGTACTTCATGAGTGAATATTATAATATTGCTGATCATATGGAGAAATGGAGGCTTTTATATGTGGCGGTCTCTAAATTATATGTGTATAACTGAATAATCAGTTAGCAGTactatatttgttttttggggtAGTGAGGGTTTCTCGATGGCCGTttgtatttcttctttcttgtttCTGCTGTGAGTTTCGCTGTGTTGCGGAGGCGATGGCTCCCTGAACGCTTCCTAGCTGCACGGGCAGCTAGGAGTTGTGAGTGACATCGCTCGGCGGCGCGATGGGACGGGACATGGATGATAAGAAGCTCTGTCAAACGTCTCGTAATAGTTTTTGGACCTCAGTGCAGCTCTCTGGTCCGGACGATGCGCCAGTCTGCTCATTGTGTGTTGAGCTCTTTCTCTCTTAAAGACTTCCTTGTGTTGTTTTTCTAGGTGGCTCTTGTGGGCCAAGAACCTCAGCTGTTTGCGAGGACAATCGAGGAGAACATCACCTATGGCCTGACTGATATTCCAATGGCGGCTGTGATCGAGGCTTCCAACAAggctaatgctaacgatttcATCACCAGCCTTCCTAAAGGCTACGAGACAAGTAAGTATTACAGGGGTTCATTTACGACTCTGCTGTTAAGGTGTTGCTCTTTACAACAAAGGCCTTCACATAAGAGGCCTATGGAGAATAGTGCTAAAGGTACAAACAAGGTCTCGTTGATGGTGATGTCGTGGCTTTAGCAGCTCGTTACTTCTGTCGTCATGCTCGGTATCGATGAGGTCGTGCGGCTGTATTGTTTCTGCCTGTCGTTCTCCAGGTGTTGGCGAGAAAGGCACTCACTTGTCAGGAGGCCAGAAACAAAGGGTGGCCATTGCTCGAGCTCTCGTCCGTAACCCTCGCGTTCTGATCCTGGACGAGGCGACCAGCGCGTTGGACTCAGAGAGTGAACACGTCGTAAGTGCACTCATGCCCGATGAAGGCCGTCTTGTCAGTCGTCATCTTCGTGTGGTTGTCCACCCCTGACCGTCTTGTCGATGTCTGCTGCAGGTTCAACAGGCTCTGAACAACGTCATGAAGGAGCACACGGTGTTGGTGATCGCCCATCGGCTCAGCACGGTGGAGAAGGCACACAACGTCATTGTGATCGACGGGGGCTGCGTGGTCGAGCAGGGGTCCCACGGTCAGCTGATGGCCAGCGGGGGGCTATACAGCAAGCTGGTGCAGAGGCAGCTTTTAGGCATCGAGACGGGGACGGAGCGGCTCCATCCATGCAACAAGCTCAACGGGGAAGGACCCTTCAGTCGACAAAGGAGCACTAGCACCGGTGAACCGAGTACAACGCACTCTACCGAGGACAGACCAGGGAGGACAGACTACTGAGGACAGACTACTGAGGACAGATTACTAGGGACAGACTAGGGACAGTAGTGCTCTGCAAGTGGATACAGCACTTTTTCTCACACTGACTTTGAATGTGAAGCTGCAACACAGAAGTCCAGAGTCCGTCTACTGACTCTTGAACTGAATGCACTATTGGGATTTGAATGTCTGCTGTGAGTATAAATCAGTTCATGGCACTAGTGCTGCCTGAATGATATAATtcactgcaaataaaaatactacTTAATGTTTGAGTCACTGAGATTTattcaaaaaaacatgttgggGGTGCTACAATTATATTTTCTTGTAAATCTCTGTTTGAGATTTGTGTCGACGTGTGAATCAGATTTTGAATGACCATGTCTTTAGTCGTAGCATCTCTTTGGTCCCGGTTTGAATAAAGTATTGGACCTGTCCGTCTGCGCTTTATGATCCTGGAGGGGTTCTGGAAGGTCAGCCACTCCTGGGAAGGTCCGCTTTGTAACTGGGATTCGAACCAACGACCTACTGATCACTGGAACCTGTGTGTTTATAAGCTTTAAAAATGCTTACACGTAAAAAATTCTGAAGATAAAAGTGTATACAATTATATACCTTATAACCTAATACACatagtaaaaatattttattacgaTTTGAATTGAGTGACAAAGTGGATTTAGATTTTTCTGACGGCGCCTGAAGGCAGCATCGGGCCCGCTGTCGACTACTTCCGGTAAGAGAAGCTGTCTTCGTCGGCAGGGCGAGGAGAGGACCGCGGAGCAGGAGAAACACTCAACCAGAGCTAAAATGTGCAGTTTTTCCAGCAGGTTTAGCGCTTACACGATGACTCAGCTCAACGAAATTCTGGAAGACGACGAAAAACTCACCCAAATGGTCCAGAAGATGGATGAGGTATGTTGAACGTTTAGCTTGGTGACGGCACCCAgcgttagctagttagctcctGAGTCCGGCTGCGTTTAGCTTAGTGACGGCACCCAgcgttagctagttagctcctGAGTCCGGCTGCGTTTAGCTTAGTGACGGCACCCAgcgttagctagttagctcctGACTCAAAGGCTGCGTTTAGCTTAGTGACGGCACCCAgcgttagctagttagctcctGACTCCGAGGCTGCGTTTAGCTTAGTGACGGCACCCAgcgttagctagttagctcctGACTCCGAGGCTGCGTTTAGCTTAGTGACGGCACCCAgcgttagctagttagctcctGAGTCCGGCTGCGTTTAGCTTAGTGACGGCACCCAgcgttagctagttagctcctGAGTCCGGCTGCGTTTAGCTTAGTGACGGCACCCAgcgttagctagttagctcctGAGTCCGGCTGCGTTTAGCTTAGTGACGGCACCCAgcgttagctagttagctcctCACTCAAAGGCTGCGTTTAGCTTAGTGACGGCACCCAGtgttagctagttagctcctGAGTCCGGCTGCGTTTAGCTTAGTGACGGCACCCAgcgttagctagttagctcctCACTCAAAGGCTGCGTTTAGCTTAGTGACGGCACCcagcgttagctagctagctcctGAGTCCGGCTGCGTTTAGCTTAGTGACGGCACCCAgcgttagctagttagctcctGACTCCGAGGCTGCGTTTAGCTTAGTGGCGGCACCCAGtgttagctagttagctcctGAGTCCGGCTGCGTTTAGCTTAGTGACGGCACCCAGCGTTAGCTTGCTAGCTCCCGAGTCCGGCTGCGTTTAGCTTAGTGTCGGCACCcagcgttagctagctagctcctGACTCCGAGGGTGCGCTTCTTCCTCGACCCTTTGTTGTTCGTTCCCTCTCGGGACGGTTGTGGGAATACAGTCGTGTTTGGAATTTGGCCATATTCAAGTGTTGACAAGGAAACTTTCCTCCCGAAAACTGCGAAAGTTTTGAAGTCGTTGATCTTGGGACAACAAGGTGAAGGCATTGTCTCGAGTTTTAACGCAGCGGGGTTTGTTTAGATAGAAACGGTCTGCGGCCAGTATTAAGGAAACagtttaaacacaaataaatgtcaaacacaaaaaccGAAGCAATCGTTTAGCCATGTCGACATATACAGTCAGAACGGTGCCGATGTTCGGCTTGTGGTTCTGCAGACGGGCAGGACGATACCGAGGCAAACGCGACTTGGAGGAAGCATGAGATGCGCTGGGAGCGGAGGCCAACACGGACATGTTACTGAGCACAGATCATTTACTGTTGACAAAAATCCAGATACCTTTTTCACCGGTTATTTACCGCTTGCAGGTTGGATCTTTAATCTTTACAACTTGACCCAGGTTCAAAGTGCAACACCTCCATTTATGGCCCTAATCGAAACTGCTGGATCAGAATaggttaataataatataataaaatatgaacacaGTCATACTTTGGGAGATACTTATTTCCTTTACATTTGCTCAGCTGTTTCTtccgtgtttttatttctgtggatTCTGGACTTTGTGATGCAGCGTTGGTGCACGTTGCCTTTTTCAGCTATCCGCATGCAGGCCGTCTCTGGATTCTCTGGCCTTGTGTCGCTGCCATCAGGACACAGTTAATCTGTATCTGCTTCTTATGCTATCACCAGTCTGACTTTGATAAGTCCCTGATAAGCTTCTAATTTTCCATGACAAGCTATATTGATAAGGCAAGCTTCATTTCACTTTGTCATGAATCGTTGTCGTCCCTTTCTTCCCCTCCAGATTCAGTGTGATCAGTAATTACAAGCGTAAAACCTGTTCCGGACGCAGGAATCTTTATCGCTGTGGCTTTCACTCTGGGTGTCTTATTTCGGCTCAGATTGTGTGCCGATGAGGGCTCACTGATGTATGTCATTGTGTCTCGGCTCAAATGCATCGGATCCGTTTCCCTTGGCTCTACCAGGATGAATACAGTCCAGTGTTTGGCTGAATGTTGCTGCCGCCAGCGCGCCTTAGTTCTGTTTTTGATCCACACCCAGTATGATCGTCTCCATGGTTTCGTTTCCTCATCCCATCGGGTACAGAGTGGGAGGAACTTGTTTACTTCAATGACGCATCAAAGTGATTGAAGGCAGTGCGTTGAGTAAAGACATGACTAATCCAAAGGTGGACCTGTCTGGGGATGGGATGGGAACAAAGGCGCCGAGTGAAACCTCGGAGTGCCGAGGAGTGCCGTGTCGCTGAAGCTGTAACGTGTTTGACAGAACAAGGCTGCAATTAAAGATGCTATTTAAAGGTCTCCAGAATCGGCTTGGTCAGAaggatggggggcggggggcaggaTGTAACCCTGCAGAGCGGCGTTTCAGCAGGAGGTCGCTCGTCATTTCGTTGTGTTTGTTCAGACTGCACTGAAGGGAGCAAACAAGGCCCGTCTGTGAAAACTTTATGGGCCCAATAGACATTCATGGAGATGATGGAATATCAGAATGCACGAGCAGGACGCGTTTGTGTTAATAGTTTAGCTTTCATTACGTTTCAGAATTCATCACAGACAGAAAACTGAACAAAGACGAGAATAAAGCTGAATATTTCTACAGATCCTGTTCTCAGATGGTTCAACGTTCTTTCTAATTGTCTGACAACAAAAGCGTCATCTTTCTTTTGTAGACCTGTTATATAAGTTGTGTTACACTGCTGAAGTTACTTgactcattcaatgccagcggtttttgctcattttgccctatttttccagacccacagaatattgtgtactatgactatgcaaataCTTTTTCGGTCTGGAGATATTTGCCATTGAAGAGAGGaagaattcaatttcaaacccaatTGACGTCTAATTGATGACTttctctttaaaataaaataaataaactaaagtaGGAGTTCATTAAATGTGAGTCCACTACGTAAGCGGGAAGACTCTGTGATGAGACTTTGGTGAAAGGTGTTATCCTATTCTGTAGATGCAGGGAGTCCAGCAGAGCAAGGAGATGACATTGGCCAGCAACCGAACCCTGGCAGAACAAAACCTCACCCTGCAGCCCGGCCTGGAGCACAAGAAGGAGCAGCTCCGCAGCCGCTACGGCCGCCTCCAGGAGCGCTACGAGTCCTATCAGCTCCGCAAGTCCACCTTAGGTACAGCAGACgactcgctcacacacacacacacacacacactgtccccGTTGGTCTCGTCTCTCTGAGTTGAGATTGgtaaacaaaatgtaatgtaatttcgTGTTTGTAACCCGGTGTTACAGCCGGAGATGCGTGATGAACTGCAAACGGTGATTCTGGTGACGTCTTGGGAGCGTTCCAGTGACTGAAAGCATCGATTTCAGAATCTGTGGCTCCGACCGGCGGCTTGCAAATGCTGGACACAATGaatgaaagatggagagaaaagtagtttcatttatttagctAGCGAATGCTAATTGTAGTTTCCACACTTTTGATGGGTAAAGTGACCAATGGAGAGTTAGAAGAGCCGCAAGTGTCCTCTTAGGCAGCTTCTTTGGCTCGATGCTGAACGTATGAGGATCAAACCCACATTGTTTGTTCTGCTGCTTAAACGCCAGCTGCAGAGACCCGTCTTACCAGTTCTCACGTTTCCCATCAGAGGCTGCGgcagccattttctttttcctgttgtgTAGCTGTAGTTGGGGACTGAGCGCCGGTTGACGATGCTCCAGAGGTGATTTGCATTTCCACTGCGGGATCTTAGACTTCAGCGGTGCTGCTATCAGTGACTCGCCCTCGAGTGGAGAAGGCAAAGTGGCGTTACTTGTGACCTCGTTGACGCGCTGGTTGCTATGCAGCGCTCTCAGAATGGCGTGCCTGCCGTTCAATGATAAGTTtgacttctccttcctctggcaGATGTCCGGGATCTGAACGCCTGGTGCTGTcgtgcacaacacacacacacacagggttccACGGTCTTCACAGTTAAATGTTGTATTTGGTCACACGTGAAGTTGTCTAAGcagagatgctgctgtttgagcgcTAAAGACGCTTTAGTTTAATTTTCATGGAAGAAGTGAAGCTAACAATGATGATCTGTGTTTTACAATCGACCCATTGTCAGCCGGGCCAATTATATCGGCCAATATTCGGCATTATGACACACATCGGCATCGACCAATAAGACGGCCTGTAAGAGATCCACCTAAAACTGGCTTGGCTCTGATGCAGCATCGTCCTGCCTACGGCGTCATCTggtaaaacagccaatcagcagtgagctgCACATGTGGCGTGGTGCTCATTGACACAGAGTTCTACGTTTTGTGAAGGTCCTCCTGAAGGCGTGTCATGTTGGTAGGACTCTTTGATGTTTGTACCTCCCCTGTCGAGTCGCCACTGAATGTGGGTGGAGTTTCCTGCAAGAACATAAATGGTTCTCGTCAAAAGTCGTAacacctgcgtgtgtgtgtgtgtgtgtgtgtgtgtgtgtgtgtgtttgcgctcTCCTGCCCAGTTGTGACTAACGAGTTCCTGTACCACACCTATTATGATGTTTTAAATCATTCTCTTTATCACTTTTCCCTTATTTAGGGTTTTGTCTATGTTTTATAATATGTTTTTGGgacggcagtggctcagtgagttgggttcgagtcccggctCGGatgaaatgtggagtgtggCTGGAGGGGGGCCAGTTCACCCTCAGAGAggttgtgcaacatgtaacagtaatagcaataatagatgctagctacagcccTGAAATCAACAaaggctttcttcttcttccttatAAAAAAACATAGCGGTCGATTCCCAGCATTGACTTCCTCTGAGTCAGCAGTGGGCTGGTGTAAAACTACCACTGTGGGTAGAAGGGAATTCTAGATGACGTGACTGGCAGGCATGGGAGTtgagtgagtgtgagtgtgagtgtgaccCCATCGGCCGTCTCATGATCGGCAGGATTCCTGCTC
This genomic interval carries:
- the abcb9 gene encoding ABC-type oligopeptide transporter ABCB9 — its product is MDTRAAVSCSVLCVTLDLVVATLLYTHGLNVNSFREDALDFDVLRSVLDLWGTALLRAGLLLGASIGVSWNRTRGPSRVAKLSSSVVFSSLIVITYAMAKMLMLAERGPLPSQPWALSLICWTCATSVAAVLTWVLLGRSKSTAGCSISSSGGGLGDAEKLMETAGEEEQELGRERKEEEGQEKTSSGATLGRLLMYCRKDGALLCVAIVFLLIAAVCETFTPYFYGRAINAIVVHQSMAYLINPVLTVLILAVVSSFARGVRGGVFTLIFARLNLRLRDHLFRTLMRQEIGFFDENHTGDIISRLSADTTQVSDLISQNVNVFLRSTVKAIGAFIFMFGISWKLTITTIMGFPFIGFVSNLYGEYYKKLSKEVQTTLAEANRVAEETISGIRTVRSFANEGGEADSYYAKLLLMFQLNKKQALAYAGYMWSSSCSELALEVAILYYGGYLVINHQISSGDLIAFFIYVLELSECMENIASVYTGLMQGVGAAEKVFEYLDREPKHSADGTEVPDACTGLVEFKDITFAYPTRPETDVLKGVSFTLQPGEVTALVGPSGSGKSSCVSLLENFYVPHRGQVLLDGQPVNAFRHDYLHSKVALVGQEPQLFARTIEENITYGLTDIPMAAVIEASNKANANDFITSLPKGYETSVGEKGTHLSGGQKQRVAIARALVRNPRVLILDEATSALDSESEHVVQQALNNVMKEHTVLVIAHRLSTVEKAHNVIVIDGGCVVEQGSHGQLMASGGLYSKLVQRQLLGIETGTERLHPCNKLNGEGPFSRQRSTSTGEPSTTHSTEDRPGRTDY